DNA sequence from the Scyliorhinus torazame isolate Kashiwa2021f chromosome 19, sScyTor2.1, whole genome shotgun sequence genome:
TGGAAGGTAAAACAATAGACGAGTAATGGAATACATTCAAGGAGGTGGTAAAGGCACGACACATTCCCATGAGGGGGAAAGAAAGGGCATCCAAAGTTATGACTAAATAGATGATTAAAATGTAACCTAGAGAGGAGGCTTATGATCCGCATCAGGTTCATAAAACAACAGAGAATCAAACCAAATGCAAAAAGTGCAAAGAAGAATTGAAAAGGAAATAGGAGCAGAAAATGCACTAGAATACAGGATGCTACAAAACTCTAGTTGCATCACAGTTCAGTGTACTGGGAAAGGTTCTGACCCTCACACTTTAGGAATCATATATTAGACTTGGAGGGTGTGGAGCATAAATTTACCAGAATCATACTGAACTCCAAACATTAAATCAGGAGGAGAGGTTGCACAAATTAGGGTTGGAGTGCCTGGAATTTacaaggggtgatttgattgatgTTTTCAGGCTTACGGGAACAGAGAGAAactatttagggggggggggggggggggggagggggggggtctaggACAGGGGACATAGTCTAAAATATTGAGACAGACTTTTCAGAAGTGAAATTAGGAAAAAGAAagtgtggtagaagtttggaactcagtTCGGCAAATGAAAACTGATACTGGATCAATCATGGATTTTAAGTCTGAGAATGATAGATCCTTGCTCACCAAACAGAAAGTAGCTGATGAGGGTGCGTGTCCCAAGAGCTGCATTTCTATGCCAGGGTGCCATGCCAATAATCAACTTTGTGATATAAACCATCTACTGTTCCTCATGCAACAGGGCAGAGGCTGGATCCCTGGCACAGCTTGCGAGATGGTGGGTGAGCGATATGCTGGTTTTCGAACAGTGAAGTGCCTTAGCTGAAATGCAGAATTTTCCTACTGGCTAAGGACAAGTGGTTTGGAAGCACAAGGTTGCAGGCCAAGGCCCTAGTATAATGTACATACCGGTCCACATCTCAAAGACTATTTCTAGTTGCTATTGTGTAGTGCTGCATCACAGTATTCTGTTACTGGCTTTGTTAAAATGTTTCACAGGAAGGGACTGTTTACATTCAGTACCAATGCCACGTTTAATCTGGAATACATCATATGTTTAAAACACCAAACTCAAACATTGCACATTCAAGTCTGTGCTCCAGATTTTGTAACAAGATCATTTGCATTCTACGAAGGAGTGCACAGAGCAACTTGGTTTTACTGGTCAGGAAGAGGTGGCATTGGTCTATGAGTAGATATTTCTTAATTAAAAATTGAAAGCAGATATTGACACATATTTTTGCATCCCTCCTGGAAACTGGAAACCACGAAGAGAAAACAAACTGCAAAGAAATTTGAAATAGAAAATCTGGACAGTACACTAGCATTTGCAGTTCTACAGCCAAATCACTAACTCATTTTGAGCATTTTCTGTTAATATTGTCAAAACTCTGTGGGTTGGAATTGAACACTGCCAGCTACAGGACACAGTGCAACTATCAATGTCAATCCTTGAGGTACATGAAAGATAGAAAATTTACACTGACACTGATCAACTGTGACTGGCCTGCATTATCTCAAATCTTACTTACTAGACAACAAAGTTCAGTTAAGATCAGACATTCACTGAAACCAAGAAAGCCATTTCCCCCGTCCCTTCCTATGCATTACAAGGCTCCCACTCCTCTTCGTATTTTTATctttacatttaaaaaatatatatttacatGCACAATTACAAAATTTCCTGTCATCCCCTGAACAGACACCAAGAATTAAGAAAATCTATAGTCAGAATCAAGGAATCATCAGAAATACAGTGCTGGGGAAGTCTCGAGGCCTTTTAATCGTGGCCTAACGTCCTGTGTCCAGGAAGGCAAAGCAGCATCAAACatagcacacacacacgcacgaacACACACATCAAATCATTACACTGTATGGCAGGCTCACAGAcacgtgcaaaagattgtacatagATAACAATAAACAGTGATTAATCTAGTTACAGTAAGCGTAGTCCGGGTGGGCGAGGAACTAAATACCTACAGATGACTTCAAAAACCTGAAATTTTGTCCAAGAGTTTAGTCCCGATTTTTCTAATTCTGCCTTAATATTTGTATCAGCTTGAGCTTGAAATGGTTCTAACATcaagaaaaaaaataatttaagcAGCAagactcccctctccaacccacaaacTGATCTATCTCAGTTCTGGGATTAGTGTTGACCAGCTCATATTCCCGAGTTCATAGTCCTCATCCTCCAGACCTGTGAAGCTAATGTCCAGTAATATTTTACTAAGACTGTCGTTAAGGGTGTCCAAGACCAAGCCTTCAGTCAAAGACCGGTTTGCTTTGGTATTACAGTTTGCATTTACCTGCAGTTCTCGGGAACACCTTCTGGAATTGTCCTCTGACAGAGGGGAGGAGCTTGCGTCAGGCACAAGATCCTTAACCGGTGAGTTCAAGAGCTCACGTGGTGACTCGAAGAGAGCAAAGTCCTTAAATGGTGTACTGCTAAAACTCAGGTATCCTGTGTTATTACGCAAGGGTGTTAGAAAGGAACCACATGGTGTCCTCACAGGACTGAACTCAAACAAGCTGTCATCTTTTTTCAAAGGGGTCAGTGCAATCTTCCAGCTGTTCGCTACAGTGACTGGAGAGTTTCCAGTGGTGCCTTTGCTGGGAGTGGAGGAGGTAGGCAGATCGCGCGGCTTCTCTTTAATAGGTGTTTTGAAGTTATAATCTATGGTGCTGCTGGTAAAATCTGAGCATTGCTCCAGGATTCTGGATTCCTGGAAGTCAGATACAAAACCCAAATCTAATCCAGTCTCTGCCGCAGGCTCATTAGTTTCTGGGAACAGGATAACTGGCTCCTCAACAGGCTGAAGAACATGCCTCTGCTTCCGCCTGGAACTGCTCTCCTTGGATAGCTCGCCGAGTTTTGCAGCTGCAGAATTTTCATTCACATCAATAACTGGAGTGATTGCCTGAATCAGCAGCTGTTTTTCAGAGTTCTTTATTGAGGTTGCAGGATGATGACAACTCAGAGTCTCATTTGATACCTAAAAGAAAAACAATTAGACCAAATACTTTGAAAGCATTGATGTTGAAGGATAGTATTAGAATCTTCTTCTTAACAATAACATCTTGCTTTTCTACACTGTCAGAGGAGTAATCAGATAGGAATGAAGACTGACCCAGATATTAAGTTGTTTGGGTTGAGTGGAGGTGGCAGGGTGGTGACCAcaagtttgaatcatagaatcatagatttacagagcagaaggaggccattcggcccatagagtctgcaccggctcttggaaagagcaccccacccaaggtcaacacctccaccctatccccataatccagtaaccccacccaacatgaagggcaatttatcacaaccaatccacctaacctgcacatctttggactgtgggaggaaaccggagcacccggaggaaacccatgcacacacggggaggatgtgcagagtccgcacagacagtgacccaagccagaatcgaacctgggaccctggagctgtgaagcaattgtgctatccacaatgctaccatgctgcccaatattgctaccgtgctgcccacaatgctaccatgctgctttggTTTCAAGGAGAGTTTTTCAACAAGCAGAGGGGGAGATGTAGAATTTTATTGGGTGGGAGCTAGGTTGTTGAAGGCACATTGTGATGGCCCCTGTGCTTTTGGGGCAAAAACAAACAATGTTTTATGTTGGGGTGATGGTCCCTTTAAGAATTAGGTTTCTTGGGACTATTTCCTGTAAAAAGCAAGTTACTTCCAGTaaccttttaataaatttagaataccaattattttttccaattaaggggcaatttagtgtggccaatctacctaccctgcacatctttgggttgtggggagacccacgcagacacagggagaatggtaaactccacacagacagtgactcggggccgggattgaacctagatCCTCAGcacagtaggcagcagtgctagccactgtgccatcatgctgctctACTTCCAGTAACTAATGATAGATATTAATATAGCAAAAGGCCAACATGGAAGTTAATTATAGAGATGAGTAGGTTCCTGGTTGTGGCCCTGGTCTCGAGCAGGGTTATACTTTTTGTTTAGAACCAGCTTGGTGCAAGGAATCATCTCTTTTGAGCAGAGTTTGTTGAAATTCTATATTCTGGTGAAAACCTCTTGTTAACTTAAAGGTCCCTACTAACAAGCGAGTTGAGCTTCTGGAATAGccaagggagagggtgggagatttaAATTCATGACTCCAGAGTTAAGGAACATTAGAACCAGGAGAGTTCTGACCCAAAGTGGCAACGCACTAGATGCTAGTGATCCTGGTCTTGACCAGGAAGTTTACTGCAAGAtggttggaggagtttaaaaggataACCTTGCCAGAAGCAAGTGCAAGGCCTAAGAAATTTTAACACATGTTTGAATCTTTAAAATAGGACTCAGACAAAGCGGTTAAACTTccagtgtttttaaaaatataagtATCTGACTTCAGTTATCGAGCCGTGAGTCAAATGGGTGCAGAAAAAAGTGGAGTTTAGAAGTTGGGTTTAGAATATAGGTAAGTGTGTTCAGTGTATTTTTAATATTAAGTAACTATTTAAGATAGAGTGCAGTTATTAGTATTCATCTTCTCTGATGTGTGTAGTAAAGTTATTTTGTTTTAAACCATGAACCTTGTGGgttcattctttcagtaaatattcagatttttggatttccaaacaagaaagaaataaaacatTACTGGTACTACTGACATCATAACAACAGCTACCAATGGCAAggcagagagaaacagcacagcacAAGAGGCCAGAGAAATGGCAAGTTCAAGGGGATTAGAGATAGGGTGAGGCAAGGCAATGAAAGGATTAAAGTATAAAGATGAGAATTTAAAATCTCAGATGTTGTGGACTGGGAACCAATTTAGCTTATTAATAATAGTAGTGATGGGTAAATGTGATTTGGTGCAGAATGAGATTgtgggcagcagaattttggaagGTAGAGGGAACAATGACCAGGAGGGCACTGGAATAATCAAGTCCAGAAGAAACAAAGGCATGTTTGAAGCAGATGGGTTGTGGTAGGCAATATTACGGAGGTGTAAGTCAGCTTTATTTGTGATAACAAGGACATTGGGTTGAAACTCAGCTCAGGATCAAGGTTGTGAATAGTCTGGTTCACCTGAGGGAGGTCGGGGAAGGAGGAATGGAATTTCTGGCATAAGTATGAATCTGGTGGTGGGGCCAAACGTTAAGGCTTCGCTCTTCCTCATGTTTAACTGGTGGAAATTGCAGTTCAGCCTAGACTACACGTCAGATATTCAGTCTGATGGCACAGAAGCTGTGGAGTGATTGAAGGAAATATGATTGAGAGGTGCATCAACATACAGGTAGAAACTGACCTTCTGTCTGTGAATGATGTGATCATAGGGCTGCATGTGGGGACTTCATTTTGGGGACTTCCccaaacaggaagagaagccaatgCTGAAGATGCTTATGTGATTAAATCTAATGTTCTCTTTGTTCCCTAACTAAGAAGCTGATGATATTCTAGGTCCTTTTACATGGTACTATTACGTAGTAATGTTACATGAAGGCCCGccttaaccttgcccctcactggaggtgtggggatcctcaggttaaatcaccaccagtcagctctacccctcaaaagagaaagcagcctatggtcatatgGGAACTCTGGCGACTTTATTACATAGTATTTAGAGTACAGAAACATTCTGGCCAACCAGTCCATGTTAGTGTCTAGGCTTCGCACGAGCCTTCTCCTATCCTAACAATATCTTTCTATTTCTACCTTCCTCATATGTCGATCTAGCTTTCGCTTAAATGGATCTATGCTAGTCACCCCAACTACTCCTTGTGGTAGCAAGTACTCCATTCCAACCATTCTCTGATCCATCTTTTGAGCTACAGCAGCAGTTGGAGTGTGTTGATCAGATTTTCCCTCTTCCTCTTAATGTGCTCGTTCTTTGAGGAACTGTATAAAACAGGTGATGGTGAGTCAGCAGCATTGGCCATTGGTTTCAATAAAAATTGGGAGTGATATAAAACAAGCTGCCCATTCACTAGAATGCGATTTACACAATCAGTTAAAGTCAAGATCCACCCCACTGTTTGAGGAAACACCTATCCTTCACATCACCTCCCTATATAGCAGACTAGTGAAATGTCAGGCCAATAGCTATGAGCAAGAAAACTTTTAAATCATACCATTCTGGCACAACCATGTGCATTGCCACTCAACAGCAATCTCCAGCCAAATTATCAACTACAACTGTCTGAGTTAGAAAGTATTTAATCCATTCAACTAAATAACCAATCTATCTGCAATGTGTTGCCCTCGTCAGGCGGTAGAAGGCTACACTCATGGGTATCTTGGAATGCCTACAATTAACATGTTGATTATTTTTGAGTACTGTATCCCACGGGTGTGAACCACATCAAAGGAAAGATAATCTTACCTTTGGTGCAATCTGAACACGCTTGCGCTTCTTGGCCAACTCGCTGCTGCTTGTGGCCGAGGAAGGGTGGCTCTGGATTATTGGCAGGGTGGTGTGAGGAGATGGCTGTAGGATGAGGGAGGTGGTGACTGGCAGTTGAATGGGCACCAGGTAGGAGTCAGTCCGAGGCAGCAGTGGCTTCATCTTTCTCAGATTAACTTCTGTGCAAAGAAAACGGTTTATCCAACAAGCTTATTAAAACGtaactcaccacctcctctctagcATCCGATATCAACTAACATTCTTTTTATATCGTACAGAATTTGGTCCTAATTCAGCTTTATCATTAGAGAACAAGGCTGGAAACAGTCATTGAGCTAGACAGTGTTTGGAAATGAAAACACTCAATTGAAATGATATAATTAAGACACTGTCCCTCTCAATTAATGACTTCACCTGATTTGATGCAAATTTGCTTCTTTCACAAAGCTGTGCCTTGCTTTGATTTTCTTCCTGTACCTGAAATTGTCTCCGATTTACACATTATCAACTCCAATATCCAGGTGGATTATGGGAACGAGGAATGTAAGTCCAGATCCTATCATTGCAGAGTATTGATAGTGGATTCCAACAATCTGGACAGATGTTGTTTGCTAACACCTGTGCAATCAGTGCTCACCTCATTTATGCAAGTTGTCACAACTGAAGTTTCATGCAACTTCCAGGCTGCCTCTGGCCAGTATTGAAGAGGTTAACATAGTGTTTTGTCAATGTTTAGAATGAAGGAGTAATCCAAATGAAActtaaacagaaaatattggacaatctcagcaggtctgacagcatctgtggagagaaaagggagctaacatttcgagtctggatgactctttgtcaatccAAATGAATGCCCTGCCTTTATTATAAGAAATGGTCTTGTTGCTGAGCTCTCTTCATGTGGGTTACCAGTATTCTGCAAAACATACCCAGATTTTAATCTCAGAATTTCCCCATTTTTCCACCGTTCGGTATGGACCCAGAAGTTGGAGTTGCAGCACTGGGATATGAACATGGTTAAGACCAATGAATTCACACATGTTGTGTTGAATGTTTACATCAAAATGGTGGGTTGAGGTCATACCCGgtccgatttcggcttgggtcactgtctgtgcggagtctgcacgttctccgtgtctgtgtgggtttcctcggggtgctct
Encoded proteins:
- the foxm1 gene encoding forkhead box protein M1 isoform X3; this translates as MLKAIGSLNHMKPYHRNKSQERRKLTTPTVPERLLLDDSLTNIQWLGKMSTDSLGACSVKDETEKENQEPPAEGATAESVHERPPYSYMAMIQFAINSTQSKRMTLKEIYTWIEDHFPYFKYVAKPGWKNSIRHNLSLHDMFIRQTSHNGKISHWTIRAEANRFLTLDQVVKSSEYSPTDQTHWIQAVPVLVCQQQQKRTGNTELPKSNVAISTEVNLRKMKPLLPRTDSYLVPIQLPVTTSLILQPSPHTTLPIIQSHPSSATSSSELAKKRKRVQIAPKVSNETLSCHHPATSIKNSEKQLLIQAITPVIDVNENSAAAKLGELSKESSSRRKQRHVLQPVEEPVILFPETNEPAAETGLDLGFVSDFQESRILEQCSDFTSSTIDYNFKTPIKEKPRDLPTSSTPSKGTTGNSPVTVANSWKIALTPLKKDDSLFEFSPVRTPCGSFLTPLRNNTGYLSFSSTPFKDFALFESPRELLNSPVKDLVPDASSSPLSEDNSRRCSRELQVNANCNTKANRSLTEGLVLDTLNDSLSKILLDISFTGLEDEDYELGNMSWSTLIPELR